A single Anatilimnocola floriformis DNA region contains:
- a CDS encoding SHD1 domain-containing protein — translation MSYSDQSSGGTTAAGIFGTIVLVALAIGLKALSRSGGRALVRELVNSANSSSEPAPPQVRQSTPEEIAERNRILAENAARAAREKEEWDRQQKAAADERARKTAADLQRQNDAAALGRQQRQAEEAAEAERQRELRAAREAERMAQTGPGRFALQPQSNQPVPVQPAADPSAVIPQAPGSPLTSLDQIKPKQTVFARDQAGWFPAVVVSRRGAEITVRYTTNGVVDRVTYDRIRLQTGADMNGEAEARPRLSEAAVERPDNIDAAAPIPAAVNPVPVMRKWINDTGEFKVDAELVGFEFSLVQLKKRDGKVISIPLDKLSVADQVYVRERYK, via the coding sequence ATGAGCTATTCAGATCAATCTTCAGGCGGCACTACGGCTGCCGGCATCTTTGGCACCATTGTCTTGGTGGCCCTCGCAATCGGCTTGAAAGCGCTGTCGCGCAGCGGCGGACGAGCGCTTGTCCGCGAGCTGGTCAACAGCGCCAATTCTTCGAGCGAACCTGCTCCGCCTCAAGTCCGCCAGTCGACGCCGGAAGAAATCGCCGAGCGCAATCGTATTTTGGCTGAAAACGCGGCGCGAGCGGCTCGCGAAAAAGAAGAATGGGATCGACAGCAGAAGGCTGCGGCGGACGAAAGAGCCCGCAAAACAGCGGCAGATTTGCAGCGTCAGAACGACGCAGCTGCGCTCGGTCGCCAACAACGACAGGCTGAAGAGGCCGCGGAGGCGGAGCGGCAACGGGAGCTACGAGCAGCGCGGGAAGCCGAGAGAATGGCTCAAACTGGGCCTGGCCGGTTTGCGTTGCAACCCCAGTCCAATCAGCCGGTGCCGGTTCAGCCGGCAGCAGATCCGTCTGCCGTCATTCCACAAGCGCCGGGCTCCCCTTTGACTTCGCTAGACCAGATAAAGCCCAAGCAAACTGTGTTCGCGCGTGATCAGGCCGGCTGGTTTCCAGCCGTGGTCGTCAGCCGCCGCGGTGCAGAGATAACTGTCCGCTACACGACCAACGGCGTCGTCGATCGCGTCACGTACGACCGCATCCGCTTGCAGACAGGGGCGGACATGAACGGAGAAGCCGAAGCACGTCCACGCCTGAGTGAAGCCGCCGTCGAACGACCTGACAATATCGATGCGGCAGCGCCCATTCCTGCCGCAGTTAATCCAGTCCCGGTCATGCGCAAATGGATCAACGACACAGGCGAGTTCAAAGTCGATGCCGAACTGGTTGGCTTTGAGTTCAGTCTCGTGCAGTTGAAAAAGCGGGACGGCAAGGTGATTTCGATCCCGCTCGACAAGCTCTCCGTTGCCGATCAAGTGTATGTCCGTGAACGCTATAAATAG
- a CDS encoding serine hydrolase, protein MLRSPVLLVALFVLVSTAFAAAAERYDVVIQGGRIVDGSGAVWFSGDVAIRDGKIAKIGRVDAANAARVIDAKGLIVAPGFIDMMGQTATPLLRNPATAANLLSQGITTINCGEGVSQAPQSAADAKSLGWQTAAEYFQLLDMQGLPVNAVQTIGHTQARLLVLGEVDRRPSPDELKQMQQLVREGMEAGAIGVSTSLIYPPAVYASQEEIAALASVAGEFGGKYFTHMRNEGDKLLEAIDEALAIGEQAKMPVHIFHLKAAGQQNWPKMAQAIDKIKAARARGQQVTADVYPYINNGLGIAALIHPRHFAAGEPAFRAKVADAELRKTIRKEMEESRDYENWYRHIGSDWNRLIIGQTNDERFNGTTGKSLAEIAKDRKEDPWDTFFELVKAGAFVLPESMQEANIQLAMQHPFVSFCTDVGPAGGSRIASHPRAFGAFPRVIARFIREQQTISLERAISQASAAAANNILAFDRGRITEGAAADVIVFDYDKFTDKATFAQPHAQAEGMKYVLVNGELVWDDGVQTKRRPGRVLRGPGYKGPPSATTSAAKSVTKIKSLDQLFPAFLDKHSVPGCSVAVMREGKLVYARGFGFADVATREAVSPESLFRIASISKPFTAVAILQLIEQGKLKLDDPVHKFIDDEPLLVGDAKLDERQAEITIRQLLEHRGGWDRDKSFDGMFQSLRFAKALGKPSPPDVHDIIRNMRGLPLDFPPGERYAYSNYGYCLLGRVIEKITQRPYEEYVKDQVLKPLQITSMRIGGSHLEDRFPGEVRYYDPALSGSVFQNEIGQQRAAPYGAYKLEVLDSHGGWIASAVDLVRFAAAFDEPEKCPLLKAGSIVSMFSPPPIKYGETYYALGWQVRPLRNKQRNAWHTGSLPGTSTILIRRHDGLNIAVLFNSRVSPTAQHLTRELEGPLHAALDEVRDWPIAQ, encoded by the coding sequence ATGCTCCGCTCACCTGTTCTGCTGGTTGCGTTGTTCGTTCTTGTCTCCACGGCGTTCGCTGCCGCCGCCGAGCGCTATGATGTGGTGATTCAGGGAGGCCGCATCGTCGATGGGAGCGGCGCGGTTTGGTTCAGCGGTGATGTCGCAATTCGCGATGGCAAGATCGCCAAGATCGGCCGCGTCGATGCGGCGAACGCGGCCCGCGTGATTGATGCCAAGGGGCTGATCGTCGCGCCTGGTTTCATCGACATGATGGGCCAGACGGCGACGCCGCTGCTGCGCAATCCAGCGACCGCGGCGAATCTCTTGTCGCAGGGCATCACGACGATCAACTGTGGCGAAGGAGTTTCGCAAGCGCCGCAATCGGCCGCCGACGCCAAGTCGCTCGGCTGGCAAACGGCAGCAGAGTATTTTCAGCTGCTCGACATGCAAGGCCTACCGGTGAATGCGGTGCAAACAATCGGGCATACTCAGGCGCGGCTACTCGTGCTGGGCGAAGTCGATCGCCGACCGTCGCCCGATGAACTGAAGCAAATGCAGCAACTGGTCCGCGAAGGAATGGAAGCTGGCGCGATCGGCGTATCGACCTCGCTCATTTATCCGCCGGCCGTGTATGCCAGTCAGGAGGAGATCGCCGCGCTCGCGAGCGTGGCCGGTGAATTCGGCGGCAAGTATTTCACGCACATGCGCAACGAAGGAGACAAGCTCCTCGAAGCCATCGACGAAGCCCTGGCCATCGGTGAACAGGCGAAAATGCCGGTGCATATCTTTCATCTCAAAGCGGCCGGCCAGCAGAACTGGCCGAAAATGGCGCAAGCGATCGACAAGATCAAAGCGGCCCGCGCGCGAGGCCAGCAAGTGACGGCCGATGTTTATCCCTACATCAACAATGGCCTCGGCATCGCCGCGCTGATTCATCCGCGGCACTTCGCTGCCGGCGAACCGGCGTTTCGTGCGAAAGTCGCCGATGCAGAACTGCGAAAAACAATCCGCAAAGAAATGGAAGAAAGTCGCGATTACGAAAACTGGTATCGCCACATCGGCAGCGATTGGAACAGGCTGATTATCGGCCAGACCAACGATGAGCGTTTCAACGGCACGACCGGCAAGAGCCTGGCCGAGATCGCGAAGGACCGCAAGGAAGATCCCTGGGACACGTTTTTCGAACTCGTCAAAGCGGGCGCTTTCGTCCTCCCCGAGAGCATGCAAGAGGCGAACATCCAACTCGCGATGCAGCATCCCTTCGTATCGTTCTGCACCGACGTCGGTCCGGCCGGTGGTTCGCGCATCGCTTCGCATCCGCGAGCTTTCGGCGCGTTTCCGCGCGTCATCGCTCGGTTTATACGCGAGCAGCAAACGATCTCGTTGGAGCGAGCCATTTCGCAGGCTTCGGCAGCAGCGGCGAACAACATTCTTGCTTTTGATCGCGGCCGGATCACAGAAGGCGCTGCCGCCGATGTGATTGTGTTCGATTACGACAAGTTCACCGACAAAGCCACGTTCGCCCAACCGCATGCCCAGGCCGAAGGGATGAAGTACGTTCTCGTCAACGGCGAACTGGTTTGGGACGACGGCGTGCAAACGAAGCGTCGGCCCGGTCGTGTGCTGCGCGGACCTGGGTACAAAGGCCCGCCGTCGGCGACGACTTCGGCTGCAAAATCCGTCACGAAAATCAAATCGCTCGATCAACTCTTTCCCGCGTTTCTCGACAAGCATTCTGTTCCCGGCTGCTCGGTGGCCGTGATGCGCGAAGGAAAGCTCGTTTACGCTCGCGGCTTCGGTTTCGCTGATGTCGCGACTCGCGAAGCAGTCTCGCCAGAAAGTTTGTTTCGGATTGCGAGCATTTCGAAACCGTTTACTGCGGTCGCGATTTTGCAATTGATCGAACAAGGCAAACTCAAACTCGATGATCCCGTGCACAAGTTCATCGACGACGAACCTTTGCTCGTCGGTGACGCCAAGCTCGACGAACGGCAGGCCGAGATCACTATTCGCCAGTTGCTCGAGCATCGCGGCGGTTGGGATCGCGACAAATCGTTCGACGGCATGTTTCAATCGCTGCGATTCGCGAAGGCTCTCGGCAAGCCCTCGCCCCCCGATGTGCATGACATCATTCGCAACATGCGCGGCCTGCCGCTCGATTTTCCGCCCGGCGAACGCTACGCCTATTCCAACTACGGCTATTGCCTGCTGGGCCGTGTGATCGAAAAGATCACGCAGCGGCCTTACGAGGAATATGTGAAAGACCAGGTGCTGAAACCACTGCAGATCACCAGCATGCGGATCGGCGGTTCGCATCTCGAGGATCGTTTTCCTGGCGAAGTCCGCTATTACGATCCGGCTCTGTCGGGATCAGTTTTTCAAAATGAAATCGGCCAGCAGCGGGCTGCTCCATATGGCGCGTACAAGCTCGAAGTCCTCGACTCGCACGGCGGGTGGATTGCCTCGGCCGTCGATCTTGTCCGTTTTGCGGCGGCATTTGATGAGCCAGAGAAATGCCCGCTCCTCAAAGCCGGTTCGATCGTGTCGATGTTTTCACCGCCGCCGATCAAATACGGCGAAACGTATTACGCTCTCGGCTGGCAGGTTCGGCCACTTCGTAACAAACAGAGAAACGCCTGGCATACCGGCTCATTGCCGGGGACATCGACGATTTTGATTCGCCGTCACGACGGCCTGAATATCGCCGTCCTTTTCAACAGCCGAGTGAGTCCTACTGCTCAACATCTGACACGCGAGCTCGAGGGACCACTGCACGCGGCACTCGACGAAGTTCGAGATTGGCCGATCGCGCAGTAA
- a CDS encoding WD40/YVTN/BNR-like repeat-containing protein, with the protein MTKVRVLVGTKKGAFIINSDAARKKWDISEVLFGGLPIYHIKGSPVNPDRIYASQTSDWFGQVVHRSNDGGKTWEQASNQFTYEGEVGTHLWYDGTPHPWEFKRIWHFEPSLTDAETVYAGAEDAAMFRSTDGGTTWQEQTGLRGHGGGNYWQPGAGGMGLHTILIDPTNPDRIYGAISAAGAFRTDDGGQTWKPINRGLVSQYVLPDPNAEVGHCVHRIAFHPSRPSTLYMQKHWDVMRSDDAGENWYDIGGNLPTDFGFPIEVHAHEPETIYVVPIKSDSEHYPPEGKLRVYRSKSGGNEWEALTNGLPQENCFVNILRDAMSRDELDPGGIYFGTTGGQVYCSPDGGNNWQTIVRDLPAVTSVEVQTLE; encoded by the coding sequence ATGACCAAAGTTCGCGTGCTGGTTGGCACCAAGAAGGGCGCGTTCATCATCAACAGCGATGCTGCGCGAAAAAAGTGGGACATCAGCGAAGTCCTCTTCGGCGGTTTGCCCATCTATCACATCAAGGGTTCGCCGGTGAACCCTGATCGTATCTACGCCTCACAAACCAGCGACTGGTTCGGACAGGTCGTACATCGCTCGAATGACGGCGGAAAAACCTGGGAGCAGGCCAGCAATCAATTCACTTACGAAGGTGAGGTCGGCACGCACTTGTGGTACGACGGCACACCGCATCCCTGGGAGTTCAAACGAATCTGGCACTTCGAACCGTCGCTCACCGACGCAGAAACCGTGTACGCCGGCGCCGAAGACGCCGCGATGTTCCGCTCGACCGACGGCGGCACGACCTGGCAGGAACAGACCGGTCTGCGAGGTCACGGCGGCGGCAACTACTGGCAGCCTGGCGCTGGCGGCATGGGTTTGCACACGATCTTGATCGATCCGACGAACCCCGATCGCATCTACGGCGCTATCTCCGCAGCCGGCGCGTTTCGCACCGACGACGGCGGTCAGACGTGGAAGCCGATCAATCGCGGCCTGGTTTCGCAGTACGTGCTGCCCGATCCGAATGCCGAAGTCGGGCACTGCGTGCATCGCATCGCGTTTCATCCGAGCAGGCCGAGCACACTCTACATGCAGAAGCATTGGGACGTGATGCGCAGCGATGACGCCGGCGAAAACTGGTACGACATCGGCGGCAACTTGCCGACGGACTTCGGTTTTCCGATCGAAGTGCACGCGCACGAGCCGGAGACGATCTACGTTGTGCCAATCAAGAGCGATTCGGAACACTATCCACCGGAAGGAAAACTCCGCGTCTATCGCAGCAAGTCGGGCGGCAATGAATGGGAAGCTCTGACCAACGGATTGCCCCAAGAGAATTGCTTCGTCAATATTCTCCGCGATGCGATGAGCCGCGACGAACTCGACCCCGGCGGCATCTACTTCGGCACCACCGGCGGTCAGGTTTATTGCAGTCCCGACGGCGGCAACAACTGGCAAACGATCGTTCGCGATCTACCTGCTGTGACAAGCGTGGAAGTGCAGACGTTGGAGTAA
- a CDS encoding DoxX family protein, whose protein sequence is MSQAKLSSPDNAAQPKWMTISGWVLTVLITLAMSASAFMKLTVPLKIGDHEKLAADFEKGGFSVQTMTAIACVEIFCALVYLFPQTAVLGAVLLEGYLGGAICVHVIGKQPIWAPLIIGVVMWLGIYLREPRLRSIMPLR, encoded by the coding sequence ATGTCGCAAGCAAAATTGTCCTCGCCGGATAACGCCGCGCAGCCGAAGTGGATGACGATCAGCGGTTGGGTGCTGACGGTGCTGATCACGCTCGCGATGTCGGCGAGCGCTTTTATGAAGCTCACCGTGCCGCTGAAGATCGGCGACCATGAAAAGTTAGCGGCCGATTTTGAGAAGGGAGGTTTCTCGGTGCAGACGATGACCGCCATCGCCTGCGTAGAAATCTTCTGCGCGCTCGTTTATCTCTTTCCCCAGACAGCGGTTCTCGGCGCGGTGCTGCTCGAGGGTTACCTCGGCGGCGCTATCTGCGTACATGTGATCGGCAAGCAACCGATCTGGGCGCCGCTGATCATCGGCGTTGTGATGTGGCTCGGCATTTACTTGCGCGAACCGCGGTTGCGCTCGATCATGCCTTTGCGCTAG
- a CDS encoding Hint domain-containing protein — protein MKNPIRWWNFSLRTLLILVTLSSIAFAYVGYQLSVVRARKALLKELIADGFHITTQDEISHAMQPLKPVGVPDPSVPIVRAWLGDEAIARVGYFPHQKPNVEKAARINRLVPEASLVEMEPLQIPCHPGCFPHGTLVETAAGPRPIESITVGDEVYSISPQGKKILLPVVSIFRTTNRLWIVQTNRGELRTTETQPLCQRLDAFIDVGKLQPGDTILRWSASDSPDGEVQIAEVISKTKTDETVPVINLVLGNREPFIAGGFLARSKPPRDETAEVKLDQHFHHRHETQP, from the coding sequence ATGAAGAATCCCATCCGCTGGTGGAACTTCAGTTTGCGGACGCTGCTGATCCTCGTCACGTTGTCATCGATCGCGTTTGCCTACGTCGGTTATCAGCTGAGTGTCGTGCGAGCGCGCAAGGCGCTGTTGAAGGAACTGATCGCTGACGGTTTTCATATCACGACGCAGGACGAAATCTCGCACGCGATGCAACCGCTGAAGCCGGTGGGAGTGCCCGATCCTTCTGTGCCAATCGTTCGCGCTTGGCTGGGCGACGAAGCAATCGCTCGCGTTGGCTATTTTCCGCATCAAAAGCCCAATGTGGAAAAGGCCGCTCGTATTAACCGTCTCGTTCCCGAGGCCAGCTTGGTCGAAATGGAACCCCTGCAAATTCCTTGTCACCCCGGCTGCTTCCCACACGGCACGCTTGTCGAGACCGCGGCAGGCCCGCGGCCAATTGAGTCAATTACTGTCGGCGACGAGGTTTACAGCATCTCGCCGCAGGGGAAAAAGATTTTGTTGCCGGTGGTGTCGATCTTTCGGACGACCAATCGACTATGGATTGTGCAAACGAACCGGGGAGAGCTGCGCACCACTGAAACGCAGCCACTTTGCCAGCGGCTCGATGCTTTCATTGACGTGGGAAAGTTGCAGCCGGGCGATACGATCCTGCGTTGGTCGGCGAGCGACTCGCCCGACGGTGAAGTTCAGATTGCCGAAGTAATTAGCAAAACAAAAACAGATGAAACGGTTCCCGTGATCAACCTGGTACTGGGAAACCGCGAGCCATTTATCGCCGGCGGATTTCTGGCCCGCAGCAAGCCGCCACGCGATGAGACGGCCGAAGTGAAACTCGATCAACATTTTCATCATCGACACGAGACACAACCATGA
- a CDS encoding platelet-activating factor acetylhydrolase IB subunit, giving the protein MMRAVLSCCVLSLVLVSRLSAEDAAVPAQRTREYSWMKVADWNARHDRFLQRAKEGKCDLLFLGDSITEGWGNNDTWKKFYTPRNAVNFGIGGDTTQNVHWRMTNGELEGLSPKAIVLMIGTNNFGLHNDKPEDVIRGVEALVKTLRTKLPDTEILLLGMFPRDNKPDTDFRKRIKTANEGIAKLADDKSIFYLDIGSKFLTEDGTLEKEIMPDYLHLSPKGYEIWAEAIEPSVKKLLGE; this is encoded by the coding sequence ATGATGCGTGCCGTTCTTAGTTGCTGCGTTCTCAGTCTTGTGCTGGTCAGCCGTTTGTCTGCAGAAGATGCCGCCGTTCCCGCGCAGCGGACGCGCGAATACTCATGGATGAAAGTCGCCGATTGGAACGCTCGGCATGATCGGTTTTTGCAGCGGGCCAAGGAAGGGAAGTGCGATTTGCTCTTTCTGGGCGACTCGATCACCGAAGGTTGGGGAAACAACGACACTTGGAAGAAGTTCTACACGCCGCGCAACGCCGTGAACTTCGGCATCGGCGGCGATACGACGCAGAACGTCCATTGGCGCATGACCAATGGCGAGCTCGAGGGCCTGTCGCCGAAAGCCATAGTGCTGATGATCGGCACCAACAACTTCGGCTTGCATAACGACAAGCCCGAGGATGTGATCCGCGGCGTCGAAGCGTTAGTGAAAACGCTCCGCACGAAATTGCCCGACACCGAAATTCTGCTGCTCGGCATGTTCCCGCGCGACAACAAACCCGATACCGATTTCCGCAAGCGGATCAAAACGGCCAACGAAGGAATTGCCAAACTGGCCGACGACAAGAGCATTTTCTATCTCGACATCGGCAGCAAGTTCCTCACCGAAGACGGCACCCTCGAAAAGGAGATCATGCCGGACTATTTGCACCTCTCGCCGAAGGGCTACGAGATTTGGGCCGAAGCGATTGAGCCGAGCGTGAAGAAGTTGCTCGGGGAGTAG
- a CDS encoding DUF1428 domain-containing protein → MSYVDGFLLCVPEARLPEYVKIAKKAGKIWMEHGALGYYECQGDDLEIEGLQSFNKVAKPKAGEVVMFSFIIHKSRKHRDQVNKKVMADPRIMEGMDPNNMPFDMKRMAMGGFKALVEYQLQKK, encoded by the coding sequence ATGAGCTACGTCGACGGATTTCTCCTCTGTGTACCCGAAGCCAGGTTGCCCGAGTACGTGAAAATCGCCAAGAAGGCCGGCAAAATCTGGATGGAGCATGGCGCACTCGGCTACTACGAATGCCAAGGCGACGACCTGGAAATCGAAGGCTTGCAGTCGTTCAACAAGGTCGCCAAGCCCAAGGCCGGCGAAGTCGTAATGTTCTCGTTCATCATTCACAAGTCGCGCAAGCATCGCGATCAGGTGAATAAAAAAGTGATGGCCGATCCCCGCATCATGGAAGGGATGGATCCGAACAACATGCCGTTTGACATGAAGCGAATGGCGATGGGTGGTTTCAAGGCGCTCGTCGAATATCAATTGCAGAAAAAGTAA
- a CDS encoding epimerase, with protein sequence MTIPGKIVIAGGSGFLGLSLATHLAELGAEVVILSRTPPKVAGPWKHIAWDAHTLGVWQQELEGAAAVVNLAGRSVDCIKSPDHQDEILRSRTASTRVLGQAMRTLVSPPPVWVQMSTAHIYGDPPEIVCDEDSPYGIGLAPFVGRAWEDEFERRKLPAQRGVIIRTSFVIGRNRGGGGGALTTLSRLARLGLAGTIASGKQGISWIHEQDLNRLFVRALTDESMSGPYIAASPNPVSQAEFMRELRKAVGMPLGLPAFGWMVRLAAHYFLRSDPELILYGRYVVSRRLREAGFEFQFAELRPALRDLLA encoded by the coding sequence ATGACCATCCCAGGAAAAATCGTCATCGCCGGCGGCAGCGGCTTTTTGGGCCTGTCGCTCGCCACGCACCTAGCCGAACTCGGTGCTGAGGTGGTGATCCTCTCGCGCACACCGCCGAAGGTTGCTGGACCGTGGAAACATATCGCCTGGGACGCTCACACCCTTGGCGTGTGGCAACAGGAACTGGAGGGAGCCGCTGCCGTAGTGAATCTGGCGGGGCGAAGCGTCGATTGCATCAAATCGCCCGATCACCAGGATGAAATTCTCCGCTCGCGCACCGCGTCGACACGTGTGCTGGGGCAGGCCATGCGAACACTCGTGTCCCCGCCACCCGTGTGGGTGCAAATGAGCACGGCCCACATCTATGGCGATCCGCCTGAGATCGTCTGCGACGAAGATTCGCCCTACGGCATCGGCTTGGCCCCGTTTGTGGGCCGTGCGTGGGAAGACGAGTTCGAGCGCAGAAAACTCCCTGCGCAGCGCGGCGTGATCATTCGCACCAGCTTCGTGATCGGCCGCAATCGCGGTGGTGGTGGCGGCGCGCTGACCACTCTTTCGCGACTCGCGCGCCTGGGGCTGGCCGGGACGATTGCCTCGGGGAAGCAAGGGATTAGCTGGATCCACGAGCAAGATTTGAATCGCCTGTTCGTGCGCGCGTTGACGGATGAGAGCATGAGCGGCCCTTATATCGCGGCGTCGCCGAATCCTGTTTCACAAGCAGAGTTCATGCGAGAGCTGCGGAAGGCGGTGGGAATGCCTCTCGGTCTGCCGGCATTTGGTTGGATGGTTCGTCTGGCCGCGCACTATTTTTTGCGGAGCGATCCTGAGTTGATTTTGTACGGCCGTTATGTGGTCTCACGGCGGCTGCGCGAGGCCGGTTTTGAATTTCAGTTTGCGGAACTGCGGCCTGCCCTGCGCGACTTGCTCGCGTGA
- the tssB gene encoding type VI secretion system contractile sheath small subunit, with translation MAGDSIQKKLERVRPPRVQIKYEVEIGNALELKELPFVVGVMGDYSGKPDQPLPKLKDRKFVEIDRDNFNEVMKSMTPRLAYRVEDKISGKADSKLNVELRFNNLSDFSPENVVQQVEPLRKLLEARQQLEELKTKMDGNDKLTGLLEQVLNNANLQQDMGKSLNVEPTKEG, from the coding sequence ATGGCCGGTGACAGCATTCAGAAGAAGCTCGAACGCGTTCGTCCCCCCCGCGTGCAGATCAAGTACGAAGTCGAAATCGGCAACGCCCTCGAGCTGAAAGAATTGCCCTTCGTCGTCGGCGTGATGGGTGACTACTCCGGCAAACCCGATCAACCTCTGCCGAAGCTCAAGGATCGCAAGTTTGTCGAAATCGATCGCGACAACTTCAACGAAGTCATGAAGAGCATGACCCCGCGGCTCGCTTACCGCGTGGAAGACAAGATCAGCGGCAAAGCCGACAGCAAACTGAACGTCGAGCTCCGCTTCAACAATCTGTCGGACTTCAGCCCCGAAAACGTGGTTCAACAAGTCGAGCCGCTCCGCAAACTGCTCGAAGCCCGTCAACAGCTCGAAGAGCTGAAGACCAAGATGGACGGCAACGACAAGCTCACCGGCTTGCTCGAGCAGGTGCTGAACAACGCCAACCTGCAGCAAGACATGGGCAAATCGCTGAACGTCGAACCGACCAAGGAAGGCTAA
- the tssC gene encoding type VI secretion system contractile sheath large subunit: MAETQAQGAAGATTTTTEASFLDQVVTATKPKSDAQIERAKDLLQTFVKQLMSGQATVSKDVEKQINYWISEIDRLLSAQLNEIMHAEEFQKLEGSWRGLFYLVDKTETSTSLKIRVLNASKNEVRKNLENAIEFDQSALFKMVYEEEYGTFGGAPYGTLIGDYEISNHPDDMLFIEKMAQVAAAAHAPFFTAANSELFGLDRFTDIDSKRDLAKIFDTVEYAKWKSFRESEDSRYVGMCLPHVLMRLPYGAKTKPVEGFNYEEDVDGRDHRKYLWGNAAYALAARITDSFAQHGWLASIRGVQGGGLVEGLPTHTFKTDEGDVALKCPTEVAITDRREKEFSDLGFIPLVHCKGRDFAAFFATQSCQKAKLYNKDEANANARLSTQLQYMLCVSRFAHYLKAIARDKIGSFMSRGQCERWLNEWIETYKHPNPETANQESLAKMPLADARVDVREIPGRPGQYEAVAFLRPHFQLDALNVSMRLVASLPPPAGK; the protein is encoded by the coding sequence ATGGCTGAAACCCAAGCCCAAGGCGCCGCCGGCGCGACGACGACCACCACGGAAGCGAGTTTTCTCGACCAGGTGGTGACTGCCACCAAGCCCAAGAGCGACGCTCAAATCGAACGGGCCAAGGACCTGCTGCAAACCTTCGTCAAGCAATTGATGAGCGGTCAGGCCACCGTCAGTAAAGACGTCGAGAAGCAGATCAACTACTGGATTTCGGAGATCGACCGGCTGTTGTCGGCGCAGCTCAACGAAATCATGCACGCCGAAGAGTTCCAAAAGCTCGAAGGCTCCTGGCGCGGGTTGTTCTATCTCGTCGACAAGACAGAGACGAGCACCAGCTTGAAGATTCGCGTGCTGAACGCCAGCAAGAACGAAGTTCGCAAGAACCTCGAAAACGCGATCGAATTTGATCAGAGTGCTCTCTTCAAGATGGTCTACGAAGAAGAGTACGGCACGTTCGGTGGTGCTCCCTACGGCACGCTGATTGGCGACTACGAAATCAGCAACCATCCCGATGACATGCTGTTCATCGAAAAGATGGCCCAAGTTGCCGCCGCTGCTCACGCGCCGTTCTTCACCGCCGCGAACTCCGAGCTGTTCGGCCTCGACCGCTTCACCGATATCGACAGCAAACGTGACCTGGCGAAGATCTTCGACACGGTCGAATACGCCAAGTGGAAGAGCTTCCGCGAATCGGAAGACAGCCGTTATGTAGGCATGTGCTTGCCGCACGTGCTGATGCGTCTGCCGTATGGCGCTAAGACCAAGCCGGTCGAAGGCTTCAACTACGAAGAAGACGTCGACGGCCGCGATCACCGCAAGTATCTGTGGGGCAACGCCGCCTACGCCCTTGCCGCTCGGATCACCGATTCGTTCGCCCAGCACGGTTGGCTGGCTTCGATCCGCGGCGTGCAAGGTGGCGGTCTGGTCGAAGGCCTGCCGACGCATACCTTCAAGACCGACGAAGGCGATGTCGCCCTGAAGTGCCCGACCGAAGTGGCGATCACCGATCGTCGCGAAAAGGAATTCAGCGACCTCGGCTTCATTCCGCTGGTGCACTGCAAGGGCCGCGACTTTGCTGCGTTCTTCGCCACGCAGAGCTGCCAAAAGGCCAAGCTCTACAACAAAGACGAAGCCAACGCCAATGCCCGCCTCAGCACGCAGTTGCAATACATGCTCTGCGTCAGCCGGTTCGCCCACTACCTGAAGGCCATCGCTCGCGACAAGATCGGCAGCTTCATGAGCCGCGGTCAATGCGAACGCTGGCTCAACGAATGGATCGAAACCTACAAGCACCCGAACCCGGAAACGGCCAACCAAGAATCGCTGGCCAAGATGCCGCTCGCCGACGCTCGCGTCGACGTCCGCGAAATCCCGGGCCGCCCCGGCCAATACGAAGCGGTCGCCTTCCTGCGGCCACACTTCCAACTCGACGCGCTGAACGTGTCGATGCGGTTGGTCGCTTCGCTGCCTCCGCCGGCTGGGAAGTAA